A region of Pseudomonas marginalis DNA encodes the following proteins:
- a CDS encoding SDR family oxidoreductase → MPEDLDFSGKTVLVTGGAQGIGQAIVEAFAWRGARVMIADLRLAQAQALAEGLRARGCRVEAIALDLAEATAVFEGIKAIEQDWGRLDILVHNAGYFPLTAFAQITPAMLERTLAVNLSALFWLTQAALPMFQRQGGGCVLVTSSVTGPRVAYAGLSHYAASKAGVNGFIRNAALELATYQVRVNGVEPGMIATPAMDNLGDSQVNADIASRVPLGRLGAAQDIAGAMLFLASDLATYITGQTIVVDGGSTLPEVK, encoded by the coding sequence ATGCCTGAAGACTTGGATTTCAGCGGCAAGACCGTGCTGGTCACCGGCGGCGCCCAGGGTATCGGCCAGGCCATCGTCGAGGCGTTCGCCTGGCGTGGCGCCCGCGTCATGATCGCCGACCTGCGCCTGGCACAAGCCCAGGCATTGGCCGAGGGCTTGCGTGCGCGCGGCTGCCGGGTCGAGGCCATCGCGCTGGACCTGGCCGAGGCGACGGCGGTGTTCGAAGGCATCAAGGCTATAGAACAGGACTGGGGTCGCCTGGATATCCTCGTGCACAACGCCGGCTACTTTCCGTTGACAGCGTTCGCGCAGATCACCCCGGCCATGCTTGAACGCACGCTGGCGGTCAACCTCTCGGCGCTGTTCTGGCTGACCCAGGCCGCCTTACCGATGTTTCAACGCCAGGGCGGTGGCTGCGTACTGGTCACCTCATCGGTCACCGGGCCACGGGTTGCCTATGCGGGGCTCAGCCACTACGCGGCGTCCAAGGCCGGGGTCAACGGTTTTATCCGCAATGCCGCGCTGGAGCTGGCGACTTACCAGGTGCGCGTCAACGGCGTCGAGCCAGGGATGATTGCCACGCCGGCCATGGATAACCTGGGCGACAGCCAGGTCAATGCCGACATCGCCAGCCGCGTGCCCCTGGGACGCCTCGGTGCCGCTCAGGATATTGCCGGGGCCATGCTGTTCCTGGCCTCCGACCTGGCGACCTACATCACCGGGCAGACCATCGTGGTGGACGGCGGCTCGACGTTGCCAGAGGTGAAGTGA
- a CDS encoding SDR family NAD(P)-dependent oxidoreductase — protein MPDPRTVVITGAGTGIGAACARLYAAEGANLVLIGRRREPLEQVAQDTGGLVLVGDAACPATWEGFVAQIGQRYGRLDVLLACAGGHGVGSATQTSPHTWEAALRSNLDSAFYSARACLPLLIESAGNIVLLGSIASLAAGPEVCGYTAAKHALLGLNRSLARDYGPRGVRVNAVCPGWVTTPMADEEMQPLMSFHGDTLPQAYARVCADVPLRRPASAEEIAKVCRFLASPDAAIITGASVVADGGSSIVDVPTLAYVHMERAHA, from the coding sequence ATGCCTGATCCACGCACCGTTGTCATCACCGGTGCCGGCACGGGCATCGGTGCCGCCTGCGCGCGCTTGTACGCCGCCGAAGGGGCCAACCTGGTGCTCATCGGCCGTCGCCGCGAGCCCCTGGAGCAGGTTGCGCAGGACACCGGCGGCCTGGTGTTGGTCGGCGATGCGGCCTGCCCGGCCACCTGGGAGGGTTTCGTTGCGCAGATTGGTCAGCGCTACGGCCGCCTCGATGTGCTGCTGGCCTGCGCCGGCGGGCATGGCGTGGGCAGCGCCACCCAGACCAGCCCACACACCTGGGAGGCGGCCTTGCGCAGCAATCTGGACAGCGCGTTCTACAGCGCCCGCGCCTGTCTGCCGCTGCTGATCGAAAGCGCCGGCAATATCGTGCTGCTCGGCTCCATCGCCTCCCTGGCCGCCGGACCCGAAGTATGCGGCTACACCGCCGCCAAGCATGCGCTGCTCGGGCTCAATCGCTCCCTGGCGCGGGATTACGGCCCACGCGGTGTGCGGGTGAACGCGGTGTGTCCCGGCTGGGTTACCACGCCCATGGCCGACGAGGAAATGCAGCCGTTGATGAGCTTCCACGGCGACACCCTGCCGCAAGCCTATGCCCGCGTATGCGCCGACGTGCCGTTGCGGCGCCCCGCCAGCGCCGAGGAAATCGCCAAGGTGTGCCGCTTCCTGGCCAGCCCGGATGCCGCGATCATCACCGGGGCCAGCGTGGTCGCCGATGGCGGTTCGAGCATCGTCGATGTACCCACACTGGCTTACGTCCATATGGAGCGTGCACATGCCTGA
- a CDS encoding molybdenum cofactor biosynthesis F family protein: MTTSSDWITVGALADGFAPDAFILPNLADLNGKAFTLHFANGWQIEHRFDTEQLHWHAADGHSSGSAAYRATSVRPGLYLVDFIKHEAGQAWSISLVLDTTTSSFTAVIGRMPDREQTEQGLYSRALAGKALTSVDVDFLHGSLDQPWQPGQCPHAPTQELTGLRNLYRYSPSEVYEHIYLNDQFYAWQCLKGVEQGLCDTDRCHYYKIADQLYLFVWREKIIPTLGLVLIDLQQHRSDGKIFGYAGASFDELSNFPVSSYCQVLNRTEYPDA, encoded by the coding sequence ATGACCACTTCATCCGACTGGATCACCGTAGGCGCCCTCGCCGATGGTTTTGCCCCCGACGCGTTTATCCTGCCCAACCTGGCCGACCTCAACGGCAAGGCCTTCACCCTGCACTTCGCCAACGGCTGGCAGATCGAGCATCGCTTCGACACCGAGCAGTTGCACTGGCACGCCGCCGACGGTCACTCCAGCGGTTCGGCCGCCTACCGCGCCACCTCGGTCCGCCCGGGCCTGTACCTGGTCGACTTCATCAAGCATGAAGCCGGCCAGGCCTGGTCCATCAGCCTGGTGCTGGACACCACCACGTCGTCGTTCACCGCCGTGATCGGGCGCATGCCGGACCGCGAACAAACCGAGCAAGGCCTCTACAGCCGCGCCCTGGCCGGCAAGGCCCTGACCTCGGTGGACGTGGACTTCCTGCACGGCAGCCTGGATCAACCCTGGCAGCCGGGCCAATGCCCCCACGCGCCCACCCAGGAACTGACCGGCCTGCGCAATCTGTATCGCTACAGCCCCAGCGAAGTCTACGAGCACATCTACCTGAACGATCAGTTCTATGCCTGGCAATGCCTCAAGGGCGTGGAGCAAGGCCTGTGCGATACCGATCGCTGCCACTACTACAAGATCGCCGATCAGCTGTACCTGTTCGTCTGGCGCGAAAAGATCATCCCGACCCTCGGCCTGGTGCTGATCGACCTGCAACAACACCGCAGCGACGGCAAGATCTTCGGCTATGCCGGTGCGTCGTTCGATGAGCTGTCGAACTTTCCAGTCAGCTCCTACTGCCAAGTGCTCAACCGCACGGAGTATCCCGATGCCTGA
- a CDS encoding response regulator transcription factor has translation MHAIPAQEVAGHCLQAFTQLVPASQAAFYCVDRQLQARDFRLQGMSGEMHRDYLDNYRQFDPLQPRNCLSSGLAVVPLGFAMARQPLRDSRRYQDFLQRYGVVDVVEIVAHRADQPQAAISLLRTAEQGVFTPDQLAQLNALQALLQMAVANMQPCDDALAGLTPKERQIAWLLRQGASNKQLALELDVGLPTIKTHLIHLFRKTGVSSRTELVAALFL, from the coding sequence ATGCACGCCATCCCCGCTCAGGAAGTCGCAGGCCATTGCCTGCAGGCTTTCACTCAACTGGTGCCCGCCAGCCAGGCAGCGTTCTATTGCGTGGACCGCCAGTTGCAGGCCCGTGATTTCAGGCTGCAAGGCATGAGCGGTGAGATGCACCGCGACTACCTGGACAACTACCGCCAATTCGACCCGTTGCAACCGCGCAATTGCCTGTCCAGCGGGCTGGCGGTGGTGCCGCTGGGGTTCGCCATGGCCCGCCAGCCCCTGCGTGACAGCCGCCGCTATCAAGACTTCCTGCAACGCTACGGTGTGGTCGATGTGGTGGAGATCGTGGCCCATCGCGCGGACCAGCCCCAGGCGGCCATCTCCTTGCTGCGCACGGCGGAGCAAGGGGTGTTTACCCCCGACCAACTGGCTCAGCTCAATGCCTTGCAGGCATTGCTGCAAATGGCGGTGGCCAATATGCAGCCCTGCGACGATGCATTGGCCGGTCTCACGCCCAAGGAACGCCAGATTGCCTGGTTATTGCGTCAGGGTGCGAGCAACAAGCAACTGGCCCTGGAGCTGGATGTCGGCCTGCCGACCATCAAGACCCACTTGATCCACCTGTTTCGCAAAACCGGTGTGAGCAGTCGTACCGAACTGGTCGCCGCGCTGTTTCTTTAA
- a CDS encoding cupin domain-containing protein yields the protein MPVTTLKKDIQLSDLDAWGTVADLGSEILEGEVKAFGKMTFGAPTDAVSSAYFGTTQGKFRMVYPFAEQATVVTGEVVLTDESTGQSTRYKAGDSWFVTKGTPVLWEVVSESFVKHYFAVV from the coding sequence ATGCCCGTTACCACCCTGAAGAAAGACATCCAATTATCGGACCTCGATGCCTGGGGCACCGTTGCCGACCTCGGCTCCGAGATCCTCGAAGGCGAAGTCAAAGCCTTTGGCAAAATGACCTTCGGCGCCCCGACCGACGCCGTCAGCAGCGCCTATTTCGGCACCACCCAAGGCAAGTTCCGCATGGTCTACCCGTTCGCCGAACAAGCCACGGTGGTCACCGGTGAAGTGGTGCTGACCGACGAAAGTACTGGCCAGAGTACCCGCTACAAAGCCGGCGACAGCTGGTTCGTGACCAAGGGCACGCCGGTGCTGTGGGAGGTGGTAAGCGAGAGTTTTGTGAAGCACTATTTCGCGGTAGTCTGA
- a CDS encoding NAD(P)/FAD-dependent oxidoreductase, with product MINIETPTYYSATKKYNLSFPTLEQDVEADVVVIGGGFSGINTALELAEKGITNIVVLEARYLGFGGTGRNGGQIMAGIGHDLEKIKQQVGDEGLRQIFEISELGAGIIKDRIAKYAIDADFCHGYGYMGFNARQEKTLRAWEKDFKSINTKDEIRFMAGSEVKQIIGSDAYTSALLHMGGGHVHSLNLLLGEAKALAGHGVRIFEHSPALEVSYGERITVRTGRGSVKASKLLWACDSFLNKLEPELHKTTVNTYAFQLMTEPLSDEMINRISPIRGAYSDIRPVIDYYRVTNENRLLFGAATPFVEHIPLDLKAWNRNLMLKIFPYLKDVKIDLAWGGPMATGANLFPQIGTLSGRPNAFYVQGYAGFGVTPSHIICKVLAEGMSEGSSRYDLISAVKHAQILGKDHIRPLLLTAGKSLHQLSGYFNGRR from the coding sequence ATGATCAATATCGAAACGCCGACCTACTACTCGGCAACCAAGAAATACAACCTCAGCTTCCCCACCCTCGAACAGGACGTGGAAGCCGATGTGGTGGTGATTGGCGGCGGTTTCTCCGGCATCAACACCGCACTGGAACTCGCCGAAAAAGGCATCACCAACATTGTGGTGCTCGAAGCGCGCTACCTGGGTTTCGGCGGCACGGGCCGCAATGGCGGGCAGATCATGGCGGGGATCGGCCATGACCTGGAGAAGATCAAGCAACAAGTCGGCGACGAAGGCCTGCGCCAGATCTTTGAAATCAGCGAGCTGGGCGCCGGCATCATCAAGGATCGCATCGCCAAGTACGCGATCGACGCCGATTTCTGCCACGGCTACGGCTACATGGGCTTCAACGCCCGCCAGGAAAAAACCCTGCGCGCCTGGGAGAAGGACTTCAAGTCGATCAACACCAAGGACGAAATCCGCTTTATGGCGGGGTCCGAGGTCAAGCAGATCATCGGTTCCGACGCCTATACCAGCGCGCTGCTGCACATGGGCGGCGGGCACGTGCACTCGCTGAACCTGCTGCTGGGCGAAGCCAAGGCCCTGGCCGGCCACGGTGTGCGCATCTTTGAGCACAGCCCGGCGCTGGAAGTCAGTTATGGCGAACGCATCACCGTGCGCACCGGCCGCGGCTCGGTCAAAGCCTCCAAGTTGCTGTGGGCCTGCGACAGTTTCCTCAACAAGCTGGAACCGGAACTGCACAAGACCACCGTCAATACCTATGCCTTCCAGTTGATGACCGAGCCGTTGTCGGACGAGATGATCAACCGCATCAGCCCGATACGCGGCGCCTACAGCGATATTCGCCCGGTGATCGACTACTACCGGGTCACCAACGAAAACCGCTTGCTGTTCGGTGCCGCCACACCTTTCGTCGAGCACATCCCGCTGGACCTCAAAGCCTGGAACCGCAACCTGATGCTGAAGATTTTCCCCTACCTCAAGGACGTGAAGATCGACCTGGCGTGGGGCGGGCCGATGGCGACCGGGGCCAACCTGTTCCCGCAGATCGGCACGCTCAGCGGGCGCCCGAATGCCTTTTATGTGCAGGGCTACGCCGGCTTCGGGGTCACGCCCAGCCACATCATCTGCAAGGTCTTGGCCGAGGGCATGAGCGAAGGCTCGTCGCGCTACGACCTGATCAGCGCGGTCAAGCATGCGCAGATCCTGGGCAAGGACCATATCCGCCCGCTGCTGCTCACGGCCGGCAAAAGCCTTCATCAACTTTCGGGCTATTTCAACGGTCGCCGTTGA
- the hpaR gene encoding homoprotocatechuate degradation operon regulator HpaR: MSKPRQSLTLTLLHAREAAMGFFRPSLNQHGLTEQQWRVIRILSQHEELEINRLAELACILKPSMTGVLVRMEAAGMVERRKAQQDQRRVLVRLAEKGQACFDSMSQSMEANYQRLQAGFGEEKLQTLLTLLNELKTLKR; this comes from the coding sequence ATGTCCAAACCGCGCCAATCCCTGACCCTCACTTTGCTCCATGCGCGTGAAGCCGCCATGGGGTTTTTTCGCCCTTCGCTCAATCAACACGGGCTGACCGAGCAGCAATGGCGGGTCATTCGGATCCTCAGCCAGCATGAGGAGCTTGAGATCAACCGCCTGGCCGAGCTGGCGTGCATTCTCAAGCCGAGCATGACCGGGGTGCTGGTGCGCATGGAAGCGGCAGGCATGGTGGAGCGGCGCAAGGCGCAACAGGACCAACGCCGCGTGCTGGTGCGGCTGGCCGAGAAGGGGCAAGCCTGTTTCGACTCAATGAGCCAGAGCATGGAAGCCAATTACCAGCGCTTGCAGGCGGGGTTTGGCGAGGAGAAGTTGCAGACGTTGCTGACCTTGCTCAACGAACTGAAAACTCTCAAGCGCTAG
- the hpaI gene encoding 4-hydroxy-2-oxoheptanedioate aldolase, producing MDMPVNTFKHRLRSGEAQIGLWLGLADAYCAELAANAGFDWLLIDGEHAPNDLRGMLGQLQAVAPYPSQPVIRPVIGDTALIKQVLDIGVQTLLVPMVESAEQARTLVKAIHYPPKGVRGVGSALARASRWNSIAGYLDHADEQMCLLVQIENREGLANLEAIAAVEGVDGVFIGPADLSASMGHRGNPGHPEVQAAIEDAIARIRNAGKAAGILSADQALARRYIELGAAFVAVGVDTTVLMRGLQSLAAAFKDSPAPDSAAGGVY from the coding sequence ATGGACATGCCTGTCAACACCTTCAAACATCGCCTGCGCAGCGGGGAAGCCCAGATCGGCCTGTGGCTGGGCCTGGCCGATGCCTATTGCGCGGAACTGGCCGCCAACGCCGGTTTCGATTGGCTGCTGATCGACGGCGAACATGCGCCCAACGACCTGCGCGGCATGCTCGGCCAGCTCCAGGCCGTGGCGCCCTACCCCAGCCAGCCGGTGATTCGCCCGGTGATCGGCGACACCGCGTTGATCAAGCAAGTGCTCGACATTGGCGTACAGACCTTGCTGGTGCCCATGGTGGAGAGCGCAGAACAGGCGCGTACGCTGGTGAAAGCCATCCATTATCCGCCCAAGGGCGTGCGCGGCGTCGGCAGTGCGCTGGCCAGGGCTTCACGCTGGAACAGCATTGCCGGTTACCTCGACCACGCCGATGAGCAGATGTGCCTGCTGGTGCAGATCGAAAACCGCGAGGGCCTGGCCAACCTGGAGGCGATTGCGGCGGTGGAAGGCGTCGACGGGGTGTTTATCGGGCCGGCGGACCTGAGCGCGTCGATGGGCCATCGCGGCAACCCCGGCCACCCCGAGGTGCAGGCCGCCATCGAAGACGCCATCGCGCGCATCCGCAACGCCGGCAAAGCCGCCGGCATTCTCAGCGCCGACCAGGCACTGGCGCGGCGCTACATCGAACTGGGCGCGGCGTTCGTGGCGGTGGGCGTCGACACCACGGTGCTGATGCGCGGGCTGCAAAGCCTGGCGGCGGCCTTCAAGGATTCACCGGCGCCTGACAGCGCGGCCGGCGGCGTCTACTAA
- the hpaH gene encoding 2-oxo-hept-4-ene-1,7-dioate hydratase, translated as MLDQSLILQAAARLDQAERSREQVRQFSLDHPAITLEDAYAIQRAWVEQKIRDGRKLVGHKIGLTSRAMQVSSNITEPDFGALLDDMFFDEGTDIPFERFIVPRVEVELAFILGKPLKGPNVTVFDVLDATEWVIPALEIIDARIQQVDPHTKATRKVFDTISDNAANAGVVMGGRAVRPTEIDLRKVPAVLYRNGVIEESGVSAAVLNHPAKGVAWLANKLAAYDVTLQPGQIILGGSFTRPVAANPGDTFHVDYDMLGSIACRFV; from the coding sequence ATGCTTGATCAATCGCTCATTTTGCAAGCCGCCGCGCGCCTCGACCAGGCCGAACGTTCACGCGAACAGGTGCGTCAGTTTTCCCTCGATCACCCGGCGATCACCCTCGAAGACGCCTACGCCATCCAGCGCGCCTGGGTGGAACAGAAAATCAGGGACGGGCGCAAGCTGGTCGGCCACAAGATCGGCCTGACCTCCCGGGCCATGCAGGTCTCGTCCAATATCACCGAGCCGGATTTCGGTGCGCTGCTGGACGACATGTTCTTCGATGAAGGCACCGACATCCCCTTCGAGCGCTTTATCGTGCCGCGCGTCGAGGTGGAGCTGGCGTTTATCCTGGGCAAACCGCTGAAAGGCCCGAACGTGACGGTGTTCGACGTGCTCGACGCCACCGAATGGGTGATCCCGGCACTGGAGATCATCGATGCACGCATCCAGCAGGTCGACCCGCACACGAAGGCGACCCGCAAGGTCTTCGACACCATCTCCGACAATGCCGCCAACGCCGGCGTGGTCATGGGCGGGCGGGCCGTGCGCCCCACCGAGATCGACTTGCGCAAGGTACCCGCGGTGCTCTACCGCAATGGCGTGATCGAAGAGTCCGGCGTCTCCGCCGCCGTGCTCAATCACCCGGCCAAGGGCGTGGCCTGGCTCGCGAATAAACTGGCCGCCTATGACGTCACCCTGCAACCCGGACAAATCATCCTGGGTGGCTCCTTCACCCGTCCGGTGGCGGCCAACCCTGGAGATACCTTCCATGTCGACTACGACATGCTGGGTTCGATTGCCTGCCGATTCGTTTAA
- a CDS encoding MFS transporter, with protein sequence MSTAHTAAPLGQVARDRTHSTITWRLMPLLLICYLFAHLDRINIGFAKMQMSADLNFSDTVYGFGAGLFFVAYALFGVPSNMALDRVGPRRWIATLMVVWGVLSTCMFLIDGAMGFYVLRFLLGVAEAGFFPGILVFLNRWYPAGRRAQVTALFAIAVPMAGVIGGPLSGGILEHFHDLGGLRGWQWMFVIEGAPVILLGLVVLKCLPDSFETVKWLAPEQKQHLREQLHQEEHRKSITSFSAILRNPQVWLLVAVYFAVMLAVNTLAFWMPTLIHGAGIGSDGKVGLLSAVPYLAGCFFMIGCGRSSDHQRERRWHLCVPLLMSAVGIAIAGLAPANPAVVLGGLIVAGMGASAALPMFWQLPPAFLSNNTQAAGIALISSFGSIASFFAPYLIGWMRDTTQSASLALYVLALLIALGGLLVLRTRAAIVNPQ encoded by the coding sequence ATGAGCACAGCCCATACCGCCGCCCCCCTCGGCCAGGTCGCACGCGACCGTACCCACAGCACCATCACCTGGCGGCTGATGCCGTTGTTGCTGATCTGCTACCTCTTCGCCCATCTCGACCGCATCAACATCGGCTTCGCCAAGATGCAGATGAGCGCGGACTTGAACTTCAGCGACACCGTCTATGGCTTCGGCGCCGGCCTGTTCTTCGTGGCCTATGCGTTGTTTGGCGTCCCCAGCAACATGGCCCTGGACCGTGTCGGCCCCAGGCGGTGGATTGCCACGCTGATGGTGGTGTGGGGCGTGCTGTCGACCTGCATGTTCCTGATCGACGGCGCCATGGGCTTCTATGTGCTGCGCTTTTTACTGGGGGTGGCCGAGGCCGGTTTCTTCCCGGGCATCCTGGTGTTTCTGAACCGCTGGTACCCGGCCGGGCGTCGCGCGCAAGTCACCGCCCTGTTTGCCATCGCAGTACCGATGGCCGGGGTGATCGGCGGCCCGCTTTCCGGCGGCATCCTTGAACACTTCCACGACCTGGGCGGCCTGCGCGGCTGGCAATGGATGTTCGTCATCGAAGGCGCCCCCGTGATTCTGCTCGGGCTGGTGGTGCTCAAGTGCCTGCCGGACAGCTTCGAGACGGTCAAGTGGCTGGCGCCGGAACAGAAGCAACACCTGCGCGAGCAACTGCACCAGGAAGAACACCGCAAATCCATCACCTCGTTCTCCGCGATTCTTCGCAACCCACAGGTGTGGCTGCTGGTGGCGGTGTACTTCGCGGTGATGCTGGCGGTCAACACCCTGGCGTTCTGGATGCCGACGCTGATCCACGGTGCCGGCATCGGCAGCGACGGCAAGGTCGGCCTGCTCAGTGCGGTGCCGTACCTGGCCGGGTGTTTTTTCATGATTGGCTGCGGGCGCTCATCCGACCACCAGCGTGAACGCCGCTGGCACCTGTGCGTGCCCTTGCTGATGTCGGCCGTGGGCATTGCCATCGCCGGGCTCGCCCCCGCCAACCCGGCCGTGGTGCTGGGCGGCCTGATCGTCGCCGGCATGGGCGCCAGCGCGGCGTTGCCGATGTTCTGGCAACTGCCTCCCGCGTTCCTCTCCAATAACACCCAGGCCGCCGGGATCGCCCTGATCAGCTCGTTCGGCAGCATCGCGTCATTCTTCGCGCCCTACCTGATCGGCTGGATGCGCGACACCACCCAGAGCGCCAGCCTGGCCCTGTACGTCCTGGCGCTGCTGATTGCTCTCGGTGGCCTGCTGGTGCTGCGCACCCGGGCAGCCATCGTCAACCCTCAATAA
- a CDS encoding 5-carboxymethyl-2-hydroxymuconate Delta-isomerase, whose product MPHFIAEYTDNIEQQADLPGLFEKVHASLGASGVFPLGGIRSRGVRLDTWRMADGKHDYAFVHMTLKVGHGRDLATRQHVAERLFEVITQHFAALQAQRLLALSFEMLELHEQLNFKQNNVHAFLKAQVG is encoded by the coding sequence ATGCCCCACTTCATCGCTGAATACACCGACAACATCGAACAGCAGGCCGACCTGCCGGGCCTGTTTGAAAAAGTCCACGCCAGCCTGGGCGCCAGCGGCGTGTTTCCCCTGGGCGGCATCCGCAGCCGTGGCGTGCGCCTGGACACCTGGCGCATGGCCGACGGCAAGCATGACTACGCCTTCGTGCACATGACGTTGAAGGTCGGCCATGGCCGCGACCTGGCGACACGGCAGCACGTCGCCGAGCGCCTGTTCGAGGTCATCACCCAGCACTTCGCCGCGCTTCAGGCCCAGCGCCTGCTGGCCTTGTCGTTTGAAATGCTCGAACTGCACGAGCAGCTCAATTTCAAGCAGAACAACGTGCATGCGTTCCTCAAGGCGCAGGTCGGCTAA
- the hpaD gene encoding 3,4-dihydroxyphenylacetate 2,3-dioxygenase produces MGEVVLAAKICHVPSMYLSELPGKHHGCREAAIAGHKEIGRRARELGADTAVVFDVHWLVNSAYHVNSGEHFKGIYTSNELPHFIKNMAYEYPGCPELGELIAAEANAADVRTLAHNIPSLELEYGTLVPMRYMHMGVPDEQTFNVVSIAAWCAWHRLQDSFTFGAAVRRAIEKSDRKVVVLASGSLSHRFSDDRNAEANIHNWTREFDKQVDLHVVELWRQGRWKEFCAMLPDYAEHCFGEGKMHDTAMLLGLLGGPDYDKPAEIITEPFGSSGTGQINAIFPV; encoded by the coding sequence ATGGGCGAAGTAGTTCTGGCAGCAAAGATCTGCCACGTACCCTCGATGTATTTGTCGGAGCTGCCTGGCAAGCACCACGGCTGCCGCGAAGCGGCGATTGCCGGGCACAAGGAAATCGGTCGGCGCGCCCGCGAGCTGGGCGCCGATACCGCCGTGGTGTTCGACGTGCACTGGCTGGTCAACAGCGCCTATCACGTCAACAGCGGCGAGCACTTCAAGGGCATCTACACCAGTAACGAACTGCCGCACTTCATCAAGAACATGGCGTACGAATACCCCGGCTGCCCGGAGCTGGGCGAGCTGATCGCCGCCGAGGCCAATGCCGCCGACGTGCGTACCCTGGCCCACAACATCCCGAGCCTGGAGCTGGAATACGGCACCCTGGTACCGATGCGCTACATGCACATGGGCGTACCGGACGAGCAGACCTTCAACGTCGTTTCGATTGCCGCCTGGTGTGCCTGGCATCGCCTGCAAGACAGCTTCACCTTCGGCGCCGCCGTGCGCCGGGCCATCGAGAAGAGCGACCGCAAAGTCGTGGTGCTGGCCTCGGGTTCGCTGTCGCACCGCTTCTCCGACGACCGCAATGCCGAAGCCAATATCCATAACTGGACCCGTGAATTCGACAAGCAGGTCGACCTGCATGTGGTGGAACTGTGGCGCCAGGGCCGCTGGAAAGAGTTCTGCGCCATGCTCCCGGACTACGCCGAGCATTGCTTTGGCGAAGGCAAGATGCACGACACCGCCATGCTCCTGGGTTTGCTCGGCGGGCCGGACTACGACAAGCCGGCCGAGATCATCACCGAACCCTTCGGCAGCTCGGGCACCGGGCAGATCAACGCCATTTTCCCGGTTTGA